A genomic window from Magnetofaba australis IT-1 includes:
- a CDS encoding pilus assembly FimT family protein, which translates to MSAIDRGFSLIELLVVMAIMSIALAVVAPRFSDRLTTSRLSNAARSCITMAQMARFAALKSEHLICLRLSQSGRALMVTEANAHDVCLPEAAQADGMPAPRTLPESVTAVFQPVGGQQGAARNQLRFWPDGSSDAGTMTLAAPGAEELVLVMSAPLGRLKLAP; encoded by the coding sequence ATGAGTGCAATTGACAGAGGCTTTTCCCTGATCGAGTTGCTGGTGGTTATGGCGATCATGAGCATTGCCTTGGCGGTGGTTGCGCCGCGCTTTTCCGACCGCTTGACCACAAGCCGCCTGTCGAACGCGGCCAGAAGCTGCATCACGATGGCGCAGATGGCGCGGTTTGCCGCTCTAAAGAGCGAGCATCTGATTTGTCTGCGTTTATCCCAAAGCGGGAGGGCGCTGATGGTAACCGAAGCGAATGCGCATGATGTCTGTTTGCCGGAGGCGGCTCAGGCGGATGGAATGCCTGCGCCCCGCACTCTACCGGAGAGCGTGACGGCGGTTTTTCAGCCTGTTGGAGGGCAGCAGGGCGCGGCGCGCAATCAGTTGCGATTTTGGCCGGACGGTTCGTCCGATGCCGGAACAATGACGCTGGCGGCGCCAGGCGCTGAGGAGTTGGTATTGGTCATGTCGGCCCCGCTTGGCCGTTTGAAATTGGCGCCATGA
- a CDS encoding type II secretion system F family protein: MAKFAYTALDKGVKRSGEVDASDRREAVGLLRQMGLKPTSVQACDESAEGVGGASTEGSLFAFKKAVKPKEITRVTRQMATLLNAGFPLAKALKFIKKQEKIPQLSDALGQVDEDVRAGATLSEALTRHPGYFNALYVNMVRAGETGGILDQMVERLADMREADEELAAKIKGAMTYPALMMLAMLGSILILFVFVIPKFAVMFEDMGQALPTPTLIMLGIGDVLQQGWWLIVGTLVGLYVGVHTYGQTPNGRLTLDRIQLKTPLIGDFVSKVAMARLCRIMGTLLDSGVPLLTTFEAGKGVAGNAVISDAITGSLNAIREGGRIGPTFAATGAFPELVTEMITLGEESGRVGTMMLKVAAIYERQTDETVKTLTSILEPVMILVMGGVVGMVVVAMLMPIFEMNLIGG, encoded by the coding sequence ATGGCCAAATTTGCCTATACTGCGTTGGACAAAGGGGTCAAACGCAGCGGAGAAGTGGACGCATCGGACCGTCGCGAGGCGGTCGGATTGTTGCGTCAGATGGGACTCAAGCCGACCTCTGTACAAGCTTGCGACGAGTCAGCGGAGGGCGTGGGCGGCGCGTCAACAGAGGGTTCGCTGTTCGCCTTCAAGAAAGCCGTCAAGCCAAAGGAGATAACGCGGGTAACGCGGCAGATGGCGACTCTGCTAAACGCCGGTTTTCCTCTGGCCAAGGCGCTGAAATTTATTAAGAAACAAGAGAAGATTCCGCAGTTGTCGGATGCCCTCGGTCAGGTGGATGAAGATGTGCGCGCCGGGGCAACCCTGTCGGAGGCGCTGACTCGACATCCGGGCTATTTTAACGCGCTGTATGTCAATATGGTCCGCGCAGGCGAGACTGGTGGAATCCTCGATCAGATGGTGGAGCGTTTGGCGGACATGCGCGAAGCCGATGAGGAGTTGGCCGCCAAGATCAAGGGCGCGATGACCTACCCTGCGTTGATGATGTTGGCGATGTTGGGTTCGATCTTGATTCTGTTCGTTTTCGTCATCCCCAAGTTTGCGGTGATGTTTGAAGACATGGGGCAGGCGTTGCCAACGCCGACGCTGATCATGCTGGGGATCGGCGATGTGCTGCAGCAGGGGTGGTGGCTGATTGTTGGAACGCTGGTGGGTCTGTATGTCGGCGTGCATACCTATGGTCAAACGCCTAATGGACGTCTGACACTGGACCGGATTCAACTCAAAACGCCGTTAATCGGCGATTTTGTTAGTAAGGTCGCCATGGCGCGACTGTGCCGGATTATGGGCACCTTGTTGGATTCGGGCGTGCCGTTGCTGACTACCTTTGAGGCCGGTAAAGGGGTGGCGGGCAATGCGGTGATCTCAGATGCGATAACCGGATCGCTCAACGCCATACGCGAGGGTGGACGCATCGGACCGACGTTTGCGGCGACTGGCGCGTTTCCGGAACTGGTGACGGAGATGATTACGTTGGGCGAGGAGTCTGGCCGGGTGGGCACGATGATGCTGAAGGTCGCCGCCATCTACGAGCGCCAGACGGATGAGACGGTGAAAACCCTCACCTCCATCCTGGAGCCCGTCATGATCCTGGTGATGGGGGGCGTTGTCGGCATGGTGGTGGTCGCCATGCTGATGCCCATTTTTGAAATGAATCTGATTGGTGGCTAA